The nucleotide sequence GCGCATTAACGGATTCATGGCTATTAACTGGTTTTGTTAAGAATTTAAGTTTAATTGTACTTATCCTTACTCAAAACCTATACCAGCTCTTATCAGACGGCTTATATCAGACATTTTGACATTATTTATCCTTATCCATAAAAAATATCTGTCAAAACGTGTCAGTCGAATATAGTTTAGACTGCAAAATTTACAGCATTGCCCTTACGTAATCTGACACCTTATTTATAACAAGGTGCCCACTTGTGTTAAAGAATTTGCAGGGATTTATTTGGCGTCCAGTAACTCAAGCGCTTTTTCAGCGGCTGACTGTTCGGCTTTCTTTTTAGAGTAGCCACTACCGGTGGCGAAGGCCTCGTCGTCAATCAGAACCTGCGCTATGAACTCCCGGAAGTGACTATTGCCTTTTTCGGACAGAATTTCGAAGCGCACTTCTTTACCCGATCGCTGCGCCCATTCAATCAGACGGCTCTTAAAATTGACGTTGTTCTGCACTACGGACTCAATATCGTAATGCGCAAGGAGCTCTTTCAAAATGAACCGGCGCGTAAACCGGAATCCTTTGTCTAAGTAGACCGCGCCAACCAGCGCTTCGAGGGCATCACCGTACATCGATGTACGGGCGGGCAGACTGCGCGTCCGGCTGCCATCATACTCGATAAGCTGGTCTAAGCCAATCTTGCGGGCAATGCCGTTGAGCGTTTCGCGGTTTACGATCCTGGATCGGATTTCGGTGAGAAAGCCTTCGTCCTTATAAGGATACTTTTTAAACAGAAACTCTGCGATGACCATACCCAGCACCGAATCTCCCAGATATTCCAGTCGTTCGTTAGATTCCCGAAACCCCTCAATAGCGGTTGCTTTTGAGGCCGACGTGTGCCGTAAGGCCAGTTGATACAGACCAATGTTAGACGGGCGCTCGCCAATGATGTGGGCAATTGACCGACGCAGATTCTTCCGGGGATCAGATTTAGCCGACCGGAACCAATCAAAGGGATTAAAAAGACTACGAGGCAGCGCGAGCTCCACGACTCAGCTTAGTTTACGGAAAATGACGATGGCATTATGCCCTCCGAAACCAAATGCATTGCTCATCACGGTCTTCAATGGACGGGCTTGGGCCGTCAGGGGCGTCAAGTTGAAGCGTGAATCAATCTCTTCATCAGTGTTGAAAAGATTGATAGTCGGTGGAACAACCTGGTTCTCCAGAGCCAGAACACTAGCAATAGCTTCTACGGCTCCGGCCGCACCCAATAAGTGCCCAGTCATCGACTTAGTCGAGCTAATGTTTATCTGGAACGAATGATCACCAAACAATTGATAAATCGCTTTCAGTTCCTGTGGATCACCAACGGGCGTTGATGTGCCGTGGGTATTAATGTAATCAATATCGGTTGGAGCAATACCGGCATCATCGAGCGCATCTTTCATGGCCAGATACGCGCCCAGACCCTCGGGGTGTGGGGCGGTAATGTGGTAAGCATCCGACGACATTCCGCCACCAATCAGTTCGGCGTAGATTTTAGCGCCCCGCGCCTGCGCATGTTCGTATTCTTCCAGAATCAGTGATCCGGCACCTTCGCCCAGCACAAACCCATCGCGGTCCTTATCGTAGGGACGGGAAGCGGTCTGGGGCGAATCGTTACGTTCCGACAGCGCCCGGTTAGCATTAAAACCGCCAATTCCGGCGCGGGTCACGGCCGCTTCTGAACCCCCAACAACGCACATCGTCATCCGGCCCAACCGGATATAGTTAAACGCGTCGATAATGCCGTTGTTGGTCGAAGCGCAGGCCGAGACGGTTACGTAGTTGGGCCCCCGAAACCCGTAGCGCATGGAAATCTGACCCGACGCGCTGTCGGCGATCATGCGAACAATAAAAAACGGATTGATGCGGGGAGTACCGTCGCCCTTAGCGTAATCGATCATTTCGTCCTCGAAAGATTTCAGACCACCAATGCCTGATCCCCAGATGACGCCGACTTTATTACGATCAATTTTTTCAAGGTCAAGCCCCGAGTCCCGGATAGCTTCATCGGTGGCAATGAGCGCATAATGGGTAAATGTGTCCATTTTGCGGGCTTCCTGCCGGGGAATGAACTGTGTAACGTCAAGCCCTTTTACTTCGCAGGCAAATTGCGTGCGAAATTTCGAAGCGTCGAACTTCGTGATCGGGCCGGCACCGCTTACGCCGGCTGATAAGTTGTTCCAGAAGGTCGGTACATCATTACCAATCGGCGTAAGTGCGCCTAAACCCGTTACGACTACTCGTTTTAACGTCATACAGATGGACTGCAGGGTAATAAGAAGAGGAAAGCAATCAAGCTAACCTCTGAAAATGGTTTGCCGGCGCTACAACGTAAAAGCGAAGGCTGGCAGGTGGTTGGCCGATTAAAGACAATTAATTGGTAGCGTTCTTCTCTAAGTAATCAATTGCTTGACCAACCGTACCAATGTTCTCGGCCTGATCATCCGGAATTGAGATATTGAACTCTTTCTCAAATTCCATAATCAACTCAACTGTATCGAGCGAGTCCGCGCCCAGGTCATTCGTGAAGCTTGCCTCTGGAGTTACTTCTGACTCTTCTACGCCCAGTTTTTCGACGATGATATTCTTGACCTTTTGTGCAATTTCTGACATTTTAGTAGTCCGTTGGGGTTAAAAAACTGCGCAAAGAAACAGATTTACCTTTGGATTGTCAAACAATTTTTTGAGCCGGCTACCGTTACGCTAAAGCCCATTCCAGTTGCCAAGTATCTGTTTATCAATTAACTAAGGTAAACTCCTTCCAGGTATGCCCAACCAGCATTTAATATAAAACGTTAGTTAGTGGGTACCTTACGTATAGATTAGCTCTGTAAACAGACTTAAGCTCACTGACGAACCGACCGGCTGTACTACTCGTATTATTCCGTTTCTACTGTTGCGGTCTTTACGTTATCCAGATTAAAATGAAGGCCCCGGTTGTCGCGCCGGGACATGGCGGCTTTGATCACTAAATAAGCGATTTCGATCATGTTCCGTAATTCGCAGATCCGTACGGATACCTTCGATTGCCGGTAAAGCTCTTCGTGCTCCAGGTATAATAGTTCGAGCCGGTCCATGGCTCGCTTCAACCGTCGGTTCGAGCGTACGATGCCCACGTAATTGGACATGATCGCTTCCAGTTCGCGCTGGATTTCCGTTACCAGAATCAGTTCTTCAGGATGAGTTGTACCCGCGTCGTTCCAGTCGGGAATTGAATCGGGAATAACCGATTGCCCCAGGTTTTCGACCGTTTTCAGATACGCCCGGTGCCCGAAAACCACGGCTTCGAGCAGGGAGTTGCTCGCCAACCGGTTGGCACCGTGCAGACCCGTACAGGCGCACTCCCCAACGGCGTATAGAAAATGGATGTTGGTCTGCCCAAACTCATTAACGCGCACTCCTCCGCACATGTAATGCTGGGCCGGAACCACCGGAATAAAGTCTTTCCGCAGGTCTAGTCCAAGATGATCGCGGCAATAAGCGGTGATGTTCGGAAAATGCTCGACAAATCGGTCGTAATCGCAGTGCGTTACGTCGATAAATACGTGCGGATCGCCGGTTTTCTTCATCTCGGAGTCGATAGCTCGGGCGACGATATCGCGCGGAGCCAGCGAAAGGCGCGCATCATAGTTTTCCATGAATGTTTCACCACTCATATTTTTGAGCACGCCCCCAAAGCCCCGGACGGCTTCGGAGATCAGGAAGTTTGGCTTTTTTCCCGGCTCATAAAGTGCCGTCGGATGGAACTGGATGAATTCCATATCCTTGCAGATGCCTTTTGCGCGGTAAGCCATTGCAATGCCGTCGCCCGTGGCAATGCTGGGGTTGGTTGTGTTCTGATAAACGTTGCCAATGCCGCCCGTTGCCAGCAGCGTGGTTTTAGCCAGAAACTTCTCAACCTGGCCCGTCTGGGTGTTCAGAACGTAGGCGCCGTAACACTGATTGTTGTTATCATAGCGGTGAACTGTCTCGCCGAGGTGGTGGCGCGTAATGAGTTCAACGGCATAGAAATGCGTAAAAATTTCGATGGACTTCAGCGAATGGGCTTTTTCGAGCAGGGCCCGCTCAATCTCTGCCCCGGTTATATCCTTGAAGTGCAGAATCCGGTAGTCGGAATGGCCGCCTTCTTTGGCCAGATCGTAGTCGTCACCGCCATGCTCTTTATCGAAGCGCGTGCCATAATCAATCAGCTCATGGATGCGCTGGGGAGCTTCCCGCACGACAATCTCAACAATGTGTCGATCGCTGAGAAAGTCGCCGGCGACCATCGTATCCTCAATGTGTTTTTCGAACGAATCGTCTTCCGACCACACGGCCGCTATACCGCCCTGTGCGTACTTTGTGTTGGTTTCGTCGGCCTGGACCTTCGTAATGACACCGATACGGACGGCCTGATCCTGGTTTTCGAAATGCATCGCCAGCTTGGTGGCATAACTCAGGCCCGCGATGCCGGAGCCGATCACAAGAAAATCAAATTGGTGAGGCATTCTTATTAAAATTGAGCCGAGTCAGTGAGCGCTCCCTTCGTCAACGACCCTGCAGGCTAAATTAACGTTATACGAAATAGATCAGGCGGAAACGCAGCGCTGTGAAAGTACCAACTCCCGACAAACGCCTTTTGCTTACTTACCGGAGGGGCCGCTTAGTTCCAGCATTCGGGCTACCGACTCGTAAGCTTTTAGCCGAACGTCCTCCGGCACAATGATCTCCGGCTGCTCGTATAGCATGCAGTTGTATAGCTTTTCGAGCGTGTTCATCTTCATGTATGGACACTCCGAACAGGCGCAGGTATTATTCTGGCTGGCCGGTGCCGGAATGATCTTCTTATGCGGCACTGCCTGACGCATTTTGTGCAAAATTCCCGCTTCTGTTCCGACGATAAACGTTTGCTCCGGGCTATCAACTACGTACTTCAGCAGAGCCGTCGTTGAGCCGATGTAGTCTGCCTGACTAAGAATATGTTCCTGGCATTCGGGGTGGGCAATAAACCTGGCATCCGGATATTCATCACGGAGCTTATTCAGTTTTTCGAGCGAAATGTCGATGTGGACAATGCAGGCACCGTCCCACAAGACCATGTCGCGCCCTGTTTTCTTCGAAACGAATCGGCCCAGGTTAGCATCCGGCGCAAAAATTATCTTCTGATCCTTCGGCAGGCTTTCAACGATCTTCAGGGCATTGGACGACGTTACGATGATATCGGATAACGCCTTGATTTCAGCCGAGCAGTTGATGTACGATAACACTACGTGGTCGGGGTACTGCGCCTTAAAGGCTGCGAACTTATCGGCCGGGGCCGAATCGGCCAGCGAACAGCCCGCATTGAGGTCAGGTATGACAACTTTTTTCTGGGGCGAAAGGATTTTAGCCGTTTCACCCATAAAATGCACCCCGCAGAATACAATCATGTCGGCCGGGGTGGCGGCAGCCTGCTGGCTCAGACCTAGGCTATCGCCAATGTAGTCAGCGAGGTCCTGAATAGCGCCGTCTACGTAATAGTGGGCCAGTATTACGGCATTCTTCTCTTCTTTGAGCCGTTTGATTTCGGCCACTAAATCTATATCATCGGCAACGGGCTGGTTAACGTAACCTACGCGCTGCACTTCTTCGAGTAAAGCTTCCATTTGTTGTACAATAGGCGGTTTATCTCTTAAACACTAAAGGGTCGTTAAATGTCACAGACTCCTAGCCGCCGGGCGAATTTGGTAAAATGGTTTGTGCTTTCAAACATGGTCGGCCATTTGACGGATTTAATGTAATAAAGTGCGTTTATGACAACTGATTTTCTGAAACTCCGTCTCATGCGCATTCGGATAGAGACCCCTGACGCCAAGAGCTACTTTCTGGAGCCACTGAATGGCCAACCTGTCGTATATCGCGCTGGCCAGTT is from Spirosoma taeanense and encodes:
- the rnc gene encoding ribonuclease III, whose amino-acid sequence is MELALPRSLFNPFDWFRSAKSDPRKNLRRSIAHIIGERPSNIGLYQLALRHTSASKATAIEGFRESNERLEYLGDSVLGMVIAEFLFKKYPYKDEGFLTEIRSRIVNRETLNGIARKIGLDQLIEYDGSRTRSLPARTSMYGDALEALVGAVYLDKGFRFTRRFILKELLAHYDIESVVQNNVNFKSRLIEWAQRSGKEVRFEILSEKGNSHFREFIAQVLIDDEAFATGSGYSKKKAEQSAAEKALELLDAK
- the fabF gene encoding beta-ketoacyl-ACP synthase II; this translates as MTLKRVVVTGLGALTPIGNDVPTFWNNLSAGVSGAGPITKFDASKFRTQFACEVKGLDVTQFIPRQEARKMDTFTHYALIATDEAIRDSGLDLEKIDRNKVGVIWGSGIGGLKSFEDEMIDYAKGDGTPRINPFFIVRMIADSASGQISMRYGFRGPNYVTVSACASTNNGIIDAFNYIRLGRMTMCVVGGSEAAVTRAGIGGFNANRALSERNDSPQTASRPYDKDRDGFVLGEGAGSLILEEYEHAQARGAKIYAELIGGGMSSDAYHITAPHPEGLGAYLAMKDALDDAGIAPTDIDYINTHGTSTPVGDPQELKAIYQLFGDHSFQINISSTKSMTGHLLGAAGAVEAIASVLALENQVVPPTINLFNTDEEIDSRFNLTPLTAQARPLKTVMSNAFGFGGHNAIVIFRKLS
- a CDS encoding acyl carrier protein; protein product: MSEIAQKVKNIIVEKLGVEESEVTPEASFTNDLGADSLDTVELIMEFEKEFNISIPDDQAENIGTVGQAIDYLEKNATN
- the nadB gene encoding L-aspartate oxidase, which gives rise to MPHQFDFLVIGSGIAGLSYATKLAMHFENQDQAVRIGVITKVQADETNTKYAQGGIAAVWSEDDSFEKHIEDTMVAGDFLSDRHIVEIVVREAPQRIHELIDYGTRFDKEHGGDDYDLAKEGGHSDYRILHFKDITGAEIERALLEKAHSLKSIEIFTHFYAVELITRHHLGETVHRYDNNNQCYGAYVLNTQTGQVEKFLAKTTLLATGGIGNVYQNTTNPSIATGDGIAMAYRAKGICKDMEFIQFHPTALYEPGKKPNFLISEAVRGFGGVLKNMSGETFMENYDARLSLAPRDIVARAIDSEMKKTGDPHVFIDVTHCDYDRFVEHFPNITAYCRDHLGLDLRKDFIPVVPAQHYMCGGVRVNEFGQTNIHFLYAVGECACTGLHGANRLASNSLLEAVVFGHRAYLKTVENLGQSVIPDSIPDWNDAGTTHPEELILVTEIQRELEAIMSNYVGIVRSNRRLKRAMDRLELLYLEHEELYRQSKVSVRICELRNMIEIAYLVIKAAMSRRDNRGLHFNLDNVKTATVETE
- the nadA gene encoding quinolinate synthase NadA, which translates into the protein MEALLEEVQRVGYVNQPVADDIDLVAEIKRLKEEKNAVILAHYYVDGAIQDLADYIGDSLGLSQQAAATPADMIVFCGVHFMGETAKILSPQKKVVIPDLNAGCSLADSAPADKFAAFKAQYPDHVVLSYINCSAEIKALSDIIVTSSNALKIVESLPKDQKIIFAPDANLGRFVSKKTGRDMVLWDGACIVHIDISLEKLNKLRDEYPDARFIAHPECQEHILSQADYIGSTTALLKYVVDSPEQTFIVGTEAGILHKMRQAVPHKKIIPAPASQNNTCACSECPYMKMNTLEKLYNCMLYEQPEIIVPEDVRLKAYESVARMLELSGPSGK